CGCTGGAAAAAATCGATGAGGCCGTTGAAGAGCTCAAGGCTCTGCCGGATGAAGATGACGGTTCTTCGCTATCTGACAGCGGACTGTCTCAATCCGATGTACCACCGAGTAGCCCGGGCGCGCAGACCATTACCGCAAAGTCAGATGAACCAACGTTTCGGGTTGATCGGCCAAATTCCGTGCCCGGCACTAAAACCATAGAGGGCGATAGCGGGCCCGTGCGGGCGCGTGGCGCGCAGACGGATGACAATGGCGGTTCCGGAAGCGGCGGCAATAAAGGCCACGGCGGCGGTGGCGGTGGTGGAGGCGGTATGTTCCACAAGCGCCTTGGCCCGGTGGATTTTTCCAAAAGCCTGAAGGCGGGACTTGCCGCGGTACGCAACAATATGGCGATCGTCATGGTCTTCAGTTGCGCTGCAAATATTCTTGTTCTGGCGATCCCGATCTATCTTTTTCAGATATCGGACCGGGTTCTGACAAGCCGCTCAACGGACACGCTGATCATGCTGACGGCCGTAATCGTGGCGGCAGTGATCCTGCAGGTCGTCTTCGATGCAATCCGCCGGTTTATCCTGATGCGGACCGCCGTCGAGTTGGCCGCTCAACTGGGGACACCGATCCTCAGCGCCGCGGCGCGCGCTTCCTTGCACGGAAACGGGCGTGAGTATCAGATATTGGGTGACCTGCAGCAGCTTCGCTCATTTCTCGTCTCGGGAACGTTGCTATCATTTCTCGACGCGCCGTTCACGCCCCTGTTTGTCCTTGCAATCTTCCTCATTCATCCCGACCTTGGCATGATCGTGGTCGCCACGGCCCTTGCCTTGCTGGTCGTTGCGCTGATCAATCAGAAGCTCACATCGGCGCCGTTCGGCGAAGCAAACAGCCATATGAGCAAAGCGAATCTGCATCTGGATTCCATGGCGCGGAATTCGCAGATTATCAATGCGCTGGCGATGATCCCGGAAGCGGTTAACATTTGGGGAAAGGACACGGCATCGTCGCTTCGTGCGCAGGTCACCGCGCAGGATCGTAACATCATGTCGGCGACCTTTTCCCGCGGCATAAGACTGCTCACACAGGTCGGCATGCTCGGTTGGGGCGCCTTTCTGGCAATCGACGGCCAGATCACCGGCGGCATGGTGATTGCCGCATCCATTATTGCAGGCCGCGCGCTGGCGCCGATCGAGGGTGCAATTGAAGGCTGGAACCAGTTCTTGCTGTCGCGATCGTCCTATGGGCGTATTGCGGCGCTTCTGAAGAGTTCTCCGCTGAATTTCGAGCGATTGAAACTGCCGAAGCCGCAGGGACGCCTCGATGTCGAACGCCTGCTTTACGTGCCGCAAGGCACCAAGCGTGTTGTACTCAATGCGGTCCATTTTTCGCTCGCACCGGGGGACTCACTGGCGGTCATCGGCGACTCGGGCGCAGGGAAGACGACACTCGGCAAGATGCTTGTCGGTTCGATCCTGCCCACATCTGGATGCGTGCGTCTTGATCTTATGGACCTTCGAAACTGGGATCAGAGGCAGTTCGGAGAGAGCATCGGCTATCTGCCGCAGGACGTTCAGCTCTTTCCGGGCACGATCAAGGACAATATCGGCCGGATGCGCGGGGATGCAACGGACGAGCAGATATTCGAAGCTGCCTCGCTGGCTGACGTCCATGAGATGATTGCCTCACTGCCGCAGGGATATGAGACGACTGTTGCGGCCGATGGGTCTCCGCTTTCTGGCGGTCAGAAGCAACGCATCGCCCTGGCGCGTGCATTCTTCGGCGATCCGCGCCTTGTTGTCCTGGACGAACCCAACTCGAATCTCGATGCGCTGGGCGACAGGGCTTTGGCCAATGCTCTGGCGCATGCCAAGAAAAACGACATCACGGTGGTGGTGATTACACAGAAGCCGGCGCTTCTTCAGCACGTCGACAAGATACTTCTTCTCGCCGGAGGTGCGGTTTCCATGTTCGGCCATCGCAATCAGGTTCTGCAGGCGCTGGCCGAAAGCCAGAACAAGGGCCGCCTCGGCGGCGCCGAACAGCAATAAGGGGAGCACGGTATCATGACCCAGTTGCAGCAGGTAGCGGACCATATCGAGTGGTATTCCGAAGTGCCGAGAGGCATCAGGAAACATACTTATTACGGTCTGCTGTTGATATTGGCGGCGTTTGGCGGGTTCGGCGCCTGGGCTTTCACCGCACCGCTTGCCGCGGCGGTCATTTCGCAGGGCAGTTTCGTGGCCACCGGGCAGAACAAGATCATCCAGCACCTGGAAGGTGGCGTCATTCAGGAGATCCTGGTGACCGAGGGCGATATGGTCGAAGAGGGCCAGCCGATTGTGCGCCTTGATGATACGTCAGCGTTGGCCGATGAAAGGCAGCTGTTTTTAAGGCGGGCGCGGTTGGAAGCGATTAATGCGCGGCTTGTTTCACACTTTCAGGGCCTGACACAGGTTGCGTTCCCGGACTTTTTGACCCGGCAGGCCGACAAAGCGGAAATCGCCTCAATGCTTGAGAGCCAGAAAATCAACTTTCAGGCGTCCCGCGGCAAGCTGGAGAATGATCTCAAGGTCTATGAAAGCAATGTCGCGTCGCTTGAGTTTCGTGCCGACGGATTTGAACTGCAGCGCAAATCGATGGAGCGGCAGCTTGAGTTGCTTGAAGGTGAACTGGTGGGCAAGCAGGCGCTGCTTGAAAAGGGTTTCATACGCAAGGTGGAGGTCAATGCGATCCAACGGGCCATCGCGGACGCCGAAGGCCAGATCGGCCGTCTCGATTCACAGGTATCCGAGACCCTGGCGCAGATAGCGAAACTGAGACGGCAGATGGCGCAGACGCAGACCAATCATCAGCAGGCCGTGGTCGATGAGCTGCAGTCGATCGAAGCGGAGCTCGACACCGTCCGGGAACAGTTCCGCAATGCAGAAAACGTGTTGCGACGGGCTCTTATCCGTGCGCCGGTTTCCGGAACAGTCGTGAAGATGAATTACCACACATCCGGCGGCGTGATTGAAAGCGGAAAAAGCATTGCCGAGATCCTGCCGTCAAATGTGCCTCTCATCATCGAGGCGCATGTATCACGCACGGACATTGACAGTGTACGTGTCGGGCAGCCGGCTGTTGTCAGGTTGAGCGCGCTCAACCAGAGGATCACGCCGGTGCTGAACGGTAGGGTTCACTATGTGTCCGCTGACTCGCTTCCGGACAAAAGCCAGCCGGCCATGCAGCGAGAGGTTTACGTTGCGCGTGTGACGTTGGACGCTCGTGAAATGCAGCGGGCGCGCGGCTTCTCCCCGACACCCGGCATGCCGGTAGAGGTCATGATCCAGACGAAAGAGCGAACCTTCTTCGACTATCTGAGCCAGCCGGTCATCGACAGCATGGCGCGCGCGTTTCGTGAACAGTGAAGCGCAGGGCAGGCCTTACGCTTCCTCGATCATCCTGTCTTCAAGCAAAAAAAAGGTGAGCTGGCTTGCACAGCTCACCTCGCATTCGACATGTCCAGCGGTCTGGGGCTTTCCGCTGCTTTGCGAACACTTAGTTTGGTTTGCGCTAACGCGCTCACCGGAAAGGCAAAAATCATGCGATTCCAAATAAACCCTAATCTCTTCCGCTCGTTTCGTTTGTGATCAATGCCACAAAGAAGAAGATTAATATTATTTCCAGTAAGATATACGAAATATTGTAAAATACCTATTTTCTGTAAAAATGAACATTTATTTGCATTCAAAGTTTGAGAAATAAGCTTATAATACTTATCTTGTTAAATATTAACATGTTCATCTTTGAGGGCAGGCCCGTGATCAGTTCGGCAGGACGCTCATGTTGTGGCTCGTCATAGGCACCGGCCGGTATCCGATGGCCGGCAATTTCGGCTCCATTTCACACGGCCTTTGTTTCATATGTTTCTGCAGCAGGATAGGTGATGTTGAATAATCCGGTAACGCTCTAAAACAATTGCGCTTTTTCCAATTGTGCCTCTGAAGGCGCGCTACAATTGAAACATTCTATGGCCCAACGTGAAAACGGACTGAAACGGGGTGCTCCTAAATTGGCATCATCGACAAATGAGCCGGAGGCAGTTCTCCGCAGTCGACCTGATGTTTTAAGGAGCGAAAGATGACGATTGTAATCGACCACGCCATCGCAAAGCCGGCTTCCCGTTCCCATGTGGTCGCGCAAGCCGTTTTGAAATGGATGAACCCGTTTTCGGAAGAGGCGTGCAAGCGCCGCCGCATCCGTCGTGAACACGAAGATTTGATATCAATGTCCAACCATGATCTGCGTGATCTTGGACTGGTTCGCAGCGATGTTGCATTCGGGATTTCCAGCGGACGCGGTGTCTTCCGCGAGAAAGACCGGTAAGTCTTCACAAGACTGCCTGACCTCCCATGGCCGGCGCCCGTTTCGGGCGCCGGCTTTTTTTAAGGCGCGAACCTCCATGAAGAGTGTGAAACTTGTTACGCAGCCATGTGCCGCCGGGTTGCTGCAATCCTGAAACGGTTGGCGACAAAGGCTGCATCCGTCAAAGACGCATTGCCTGCTGGATTGGCGCCGGTGACATGATAGTCGCTGAAGGCAGCGCTCTGATTGACAAAAATGCCTCCCGTCAGATTGCAGGACAGGCTGACACCGGCAGACGCGAATGCGTCGGCAGCCGCATCCAGGGTCTCATCATCGGTTGCGTAAACGGAAGCGGTAATTGCTCCCTTTGTGGAAGCCAGATCGGCGGCCCGTTCGATCGCTTCCTTTGCGTCGGACACGGCAATGACAAAACTGATGGGCCCGAATTGCTCCTCGTGATGCGCCTCGGTTTCACCCTCGCGTACTTTGAGTATGAGCGGGGTTGCGGTGCGGGCGCTTTCCATCCCCTCGATTTGAGCAGAAGGCCTCAAGACCGCGCCAAGCGAGGCGCTCGACTGCACACGATCTGCCGTTACGTCGCCGGCAATCGCCCCACAGACGCCACCGGCGCGGGCAGGGTCGGAGAGCAGCTTGTCGACGGCTTTGCCAATGCCGTCGGCAACCTCATCGAAACTCTTGTGACCTTCATCCGTCTCGATGCCACCGTCCGGAACATAGATGTTTTGCGGCGCGGTGCACATCTGCCCGCTGTAGAGCGAGAGTGAGAAGGCAATGTTGGAGCACATTCCCCGAAAATTATCTGTCGAGGCGACGACGATTGAGTTCACGCCGGCTTCTTCCGTGTAGACTTGGGTGTCCGGTCCGGCATTGTCCCGCACCCAGCGGCCAAAGCTGTTGGATCCGGTGAAGTCGATGATATGAACCTGCGGTGCTTCTACCAGTTCCTTGGTGATCTCGGATCCGGGTTCGTCGGCTGCCAGCAACAGAACATTCGGATCGAAGCCGGCTTCTTTCAGCACATCGCGGCCGATCTGCACGGTTATTGCGAGGGGCAGGATCGCGCCCGGGTGAGGCTTGACGATGACCGTGTTGCCCGTTGCAAGGCTGGCAAAGAGGCCTGGATAAGAATTCCAGGTCGGAAAGGTGGCGCAGCCAATAACCAAAGCGGTGCCGCGCGGCACGACGCGGTAGCGTTTCTCGAGAACCAGCGGGTCATGTTTTCCCTGCGGCTTTGTCCACACGGCGGTTTGCGGTGTGCGTGTCATTTCCGCGTAGGCATAGGTGACAGCTTCAAGGCCGCGATCCTGCGCGTGCGGTCCGCCGGCCTGAAAAGCCATCATAAAGGC
This portion of the Hoeflea prorocentri genome encodes:
- a CDS encoding type I secretion system permease/ATPase, with protein sequence MNYSDRTAQSRTDETSLHDEDTSFDDDGQRDPLEKIDEAVEELKALPDEDDGSSLSDSGLSQSDVPPSSPGAQTITAKSDEPTFRVDRPNSVPGTKTIEGDSGPVRARGAQTDDNGGSGSGGNKGHGGGGGGGGGMFHKRLGPVDFSKSLKAGLAAVRNNMAIVMVFSCAANILVLAIPIYLFQISDRVLTSRSTDTLIMLTAVIVAAVILQVVFDAIRRFILMRTAVELAAQLGTPILSAAARASLHGNGREYQILGDLQQLRSFLVSGTLLSFLDAPFTPLFVLAIFLIHPDLGMIVVATALALLVVALINQKLTSAPFGEANSHMSKANLHLDSMARNSQIINALAMIPEAVNIWGKDTASSLRAQVTAQDRNIMSATFSRGIRLLTQVGMLGWGAFLAIDGQITGGMVIAASIIAGRALAPIEGAIEGWNQFLLSRSSYGRIAALLKSSPLNFERLKLPKPQGRLDVERLLYVPQGTKRVVLNAVHFSLAPGDSLAVIGDSGAGKTTLGKMLVGSILPTSGCVRLDLMDLRNWDQRQFGESIGYLPQDVQLFPGTIKDNIGRMRGDATDEQIFEAASLADVHEMIASLPQGYETTVAADGSPLSGGQKQRIALARAFFGDPRLVVLDEPNSNLDALGDRALANALAHAKKNDITVVVITQKPALLQHVDKILLLAGGAVSMFGHRNQVLQALAESQNKGRLGGAEQQ
- a CDS encoding HlyD family type I secretion periplasmic adaptor subunit; translated protein: MTQLQQVADHIEWYSEVPRGIRKHTYYGLLLILAAFGGFGAWAFTAPLAAAVISQGSFVATGQNKIIQHLEGGVIQEILVTEGDMVEEGQPIVRLDDTSALADERQLFLRRARLEAINARLVSHFQGLTQVAFPDFLTRQADKAEIASMLESQKINFQASRGKLENDLKVYESNVASLEFRADGFELQRKSMERQLELLEGELVGKQALLEKGFIRKVEVNAIQRAIADAEGQIGRLDSQVSETLAQIAKLRRQMAQTQTNHQQAVVDELQSIEAELDTVREQFRNAENVLRRALIRAPVSGTVVKMNYHTSGGVIESGKSIAEILPSNVPLIIEAHVSRTDIDSVRVGQPAVVRLSALNQRITPVLNGRVHYVSADSLPDKSQPAMQREVYVARVTLDAREMQRARGFSPTPGMPVEVMIQTKERTFFDYLSQPVIDSMARAFREQ
- a CDS encoding DUF1127 domain-containing protein — encoded protein: MTIVIDHAIAKPASRSHVVAQAVLKWMNPFSEEACKRRRIRREHEDLISMSNHDLRDLGLVRSDVAFGISSGRGVFREKDR
- the paaN gene encoding phenylacetic acid degradation protein PaaN → MSAFFEAHKSTLEKALEVSKTRDYWSPYPEVASGKIYGETAKDDGAAAFKSVLGGPFKLEGHPGESTVGAEQSPYGIDLDIAYPKASPAGLLKASSDAATGWAKASIEERTGVCLEILDRLNKRSFEMANAVSQTTGQAFMMAFQAGGPHAQDRGLEAVTYAYAEMTRTPQTAVWTKPQGKHDPLVLEKRYRVVPRGTALVIGCATFPTWNSYPGLFASLATGNTVIVKPHPGAILPLAITVQIGRDVLKEAGFDPNVLLLAADEPGSEITKELVEAPQVHIIDFTGSNSFGRWVRDNAGPDTQVYTEEAGVNSIVVASTDNFRGMCSNIAFSLSLYSGQMCTAPQNIYVPDGGIETDEGHKSFDEVADGIGKAVDKLLSDPARAGGVCGAIAGDVTADRVQSSASLGAVLRPSAQIEGMESARTATPLILKVREGETEAHHEEQFGPISFVIAVSDAKEAIERAADLASTKGAITASVYATDDETLDAAADAFASAGVSLSCNLTGGIFVNQSAAFSDYHVTGANPAGNASLTDAAFVANRFRIAATRRHMAA